A single region of the Salvia miltiorrhiza cultivar Shanhuang (shh) chromosome 8, IMPLAD_Smil_shh, whole genome shotgun sequence genome encodes:
- the LOC131000736 gene encoding proliferating cell nuclear antigen: protein MLELRLVQGSLLKKVLEAIKELVTDANFDCSATGFSLQAMDSSHVALVALLLRSEGFEHYRCDRNISMGMNLNNMAKMLKCAGNDDIITLKADDGSDTVTFMFESPTQDKISDFEMKLMDIDSEHLGIPEAEYHAIVRMPSAEFARICKDLSSIGDTVVISVTKEGVKFSTRGDIGTANVVCRQNTTVDKPEDATVIEMNEPVSLTFALRYLNSFTKATPLSSTVTISLSSELPVVVEYKIAEMGYIRFYLAPKIEEDEEETKP from the exons ATGTTGGAGCTCCGGCTGGTGCAGGGGAGCCTGTTGAAGAAGGTTCTAGAAGCGATCAAGGAGCTGGTGACCGATGCGAACTTCGACTGCTCCGCTACCGGCTTCTCTCTGCAGGCTATGGATTCCAGCCACGTGGCGCTGGTGGCGCTGCTGCTCCGCTCGGAGGGCTTCGAGCACTACCGCTGCGACCGAAACATCTCCATGGGGATGAATCTCAACAACATGGCTAAAATGCTCAAATGCGCTGGCAACGATGATATCATCACGTTGAAGGCCGACGACGGCAGCGATACCGTCACCTTCATGTTCGAGAGTCCCA CACAAGATAAGATCTCGGATTTTGAGATGAAGCTCATGGACATTGACAGTGAGCACTTAGGAATCCCAGAAGCTGAGTACCATGCTATAGTTCGCATGCCATCTGCTGAGTTTGCAAGGATTTGCAAAGATCTTAGTAGCATTGGGGACACAG TTGTCATCTCTGTTACAAAGGAAGGTGTGAAGTTCTCGACAAGAGGTGATATTGGGACTGCAAATGTCGTATGTAGGCAGAACACCACTGTTGACAAG CCAGAAGATGCCACTGTAATAGAGATGAATGAGCCAGTATCTCTCACATTTGCCCTTAGGTATCTGAACTCCTTCACTAAGGCGACTCCATTGTCAAGCACTGTCACCATTAGTTTATCCTCAGAGCTTCCTGTGGTGGTCGAGTACAAGATTGCAGAGATGGGCTACATACGATTCTACTTGGCTCCCAAGATTGAGGAGGACGAGGAAGAGACTAAGCCTTGA
- the LOC131000738 gene encoding cytosolic enolase 3 produces the protein MSVQEYLDKHMLSRKIEDAVNAAVRAKTPDPVLFISNHMKKSVPSVITNVKARQILDSRGIPTVEVDLHTNKGVFRASAPSGLTSGMYEAVELRDGDKGMYLGNGVCSAVKNVNEKISEALIGMDPTLQVQIDQAMIDLDKTDKKGELGANAILAVSMAACRAGAAEKEVPLYKHIADLAGKTSYHLPVPAFTLISGGNHAGNNLAIQEIMILPVGAKKFEEALQIGAETYHHLKAVITEKYGSHGCNVGEDGGFAPDISSLKEGLDCVKEAIGRTGYNEKIKIAIGVAATKFCIGTKYDLDYKTPNRSGQNFKSGEDMIDMYKELCEAYPIVSIEDPFDKEDWEHSKYFSNLGICQVVGDDLLMSNPKRIERAVQEGTCNALLLKVNQVGTVTEAIEAVKLAKDANWGVVISQRSGESEDSFLADIAVGLATGQIKAGAPCRGERLAKYNQLLRIEEELGDQAIYAGDDWRHL, from the exons ATGTCGGTGCAGGAGTATCTGGACAAGCATATGCTCTCCCGGAAGATTGAGGACGCCGTCAATGCCGCCGTTAGGGCAAAGACGCCGGATCCCGTGCTCTTCATCTCCAATCACATGAAGAAATCCGTCCCCTCCGTCATCACCAACGTTAAAGCCAGGCAAATCCTGGATAGCAGAGGGATTCCCACTGTCGAAGTCGATTTGCACACCAATAAAGGCGTCTTTCGCGCTTCCGCGCCAAGCGGTTTGACCTCTGGGAT GTATGAAGCTGTTGAGTTGCGAGATGGAGACAAGGGAATGTATCTTGGTAATGGTGTATGTAGTGCTGTCAAGAATGTTAATGAGAAAATATCTGAAGCTTTAATTGGTATGGATCCAACTCTCCAAGTTCAAATTGATCAAGCCATGATAGACTTGGACAAGACAGATAAAAAG GGTGAACTTGGGGCAAATGCAATTCTAGCAGTCTCAATGGCTGCTTGCAGAGCAGGGGCAGCTGAAAAAGAG GTCCCATTATACAAACACATTGCTGATTTAGCTGGTAAAACAAGTTATCACCTTCCTGTTCCAGCTTTCACTCTCATAAGTGGCGGAAACCATGCTGGGAACAATCTTGCCATTCAG GAAATCATGATCCTTCCTGTTGGGGCAAAAAAGTTTGAGGAGGCGTTGCAGATAGGAGCTGAGACTTATCATCATCTAAAG GCCGTGATTACTGAAAAATATGGTTCACACGGATGTAATGTTGGAGAAGATGGTGGTTTTGCTCCCGATATATCCAG CTTGAAAGAAGGCTTGGATTGTGTAAAGGAGGCCATTGGAAGAACGGGATACAATGAGAAAATAAAGATAGCAATTGGTGTTGCTGCTACTAAATTTTGCATAG GTACCAAGTATGATTTGGATTACAAAACACCAAATAGATCCGGTCAAAACTTTAAATCAGGGGAGGACATGATTGATATGTACAAAGAACTTTGTGAAG CCTACCCTATTGTGTCAATTGAAGATCCATTTGATAAAGAAGATTGGGAGCACTCCAAATATTTCTCTAATCTTGGGATATGCCAG GTTGTAGGCGATGACTTGTTGATGTCAAATCCAAAACGAATTGAGAGGGCAGTACAGGAGGGAACTTGCAACGCTCTTCTCCTTAAG GTCAACCAGGTGGGAACTGTAACTGAGGCCATTGAAGCAGTCAAGTTAGCTAAGGATGCCAATTGGGGAGTGGTAATTTCTCAGAGAAGCGGGGAAAGTGAAGATTCTTTCTTAGCTGATATAGCTGTTGGTCTCGCAACTGGTCAAATTAAGGCAGGAGCGCCTTGCCGCGGGGAGAGACTAGCGAAGTATAATCAG CTGCTCAGAATTGAGGAAGAGCTGGGTGATCAAGCAATTTATGCTGGTGACGACTGGAGGCACCTTTAA